The candidate division KSB1 bacterium region ATATGATCGGGCCGCCAACCGATATGTTGGTTGGCTTCGATCATCATTTCCTTTAGCGCCGTCGCGCGTAAGAACCACGCCGGACGCGGGAAATACATGAGCGGCGTCTTCGTCCGGTAATCGAACGGATAGCTGTGCGTGTACTTCTCTTTGCCGAGCACCAAACCGCGCGCCTGCAAGTACTTGAGGATGTCAACGTCGAGACCCTCCTCGCGGAACTCGCGGCCGCTGAACGGCTTGGCGAAATCGGCGACGAGGCCGTTGGCATCGACGGCAAGCACCACCGGGATTTCCTGCTTCCGCAAAATGCGGAAGTCGTCCTCGCCATAGTTCGCGAGATGAACGAGGCCGGTGCCGTCTTCGGTCGTGACATACTCATCCGCGACGACCGTACACGCTTTCGGATTGTCGAGCCTCAGCCAGTCAAACAGCGGCTCATAACGCAGCCCCGCGAGATCCTGGCCGACATGATGCGAAACGATGTGATGCTGTCCAAGCATCGGAGAGATCGTCTGATGTCGAGCATGTGCGAGAATCAACCGATCACCTTGCTTGCCCGCCGACGAATCCGCCGTCAATTCGATGGTGATGTACTCAATCTCGGGACCGACTGCCACCGCGAGATTCGAGAGCAGCGTCCACGGTGTCGTCGTCCAGGCAGTCAGATAGGTGTTGGGCTGATCGAGCAGCCGGAACTTGATAAAGAGCGTGAGGTCGGTGACATCCTGATAGCCCTGCGCAACTTCGAAATTCGAGAGCGTCGTGCCCGAGCGCGGACTGTAGGGCATCACGCGATAGTCTTTGTAGAGATAGCGCGGCGATTGGCCGAGCCGCAGTGCGCGTTCACGAGCCTCGCCGGCGAGTTCGAGATCCCAAGCCTGCTTCAGCGTCCACCAGTCCGACTGAATGTAGTACGGCTCGTAGGTCGCGTAGGCATGTTCGAGATCGACGAAGCGACCGCAGCGGCGAATCGCGTTCTCCCACTCGCGCTTGAAGCGAAACACGGTGCCGCGACAGTACTCGACATATTTGGCCTCGCCGTACGCGAGAATATCGCGCTTGGAGGTGAAGCCGAGTTCCTTGTCGGACGTCATCTCAATCGGCAGTCCGTGCGTGTCCCAACCCGCCTTGCGCAGCACGCGATAGCCCTGCATGGTCTTGTAGCGCGGCCACAAATCTTTGAGCGCGCTCTGCATCATGTGCCCGATGTGCGGCAACCCGTTGGTTCCGGGCGGGCCGTCATAAAATACGAAATCGCCTTTGGGCGCGGGCCGGTTCACCGACTGCTGAAAGACATCGTGGGTCTTCCAGAACTCGAGCAGCTCGCGATCAAACGCCGGCAAATCTAATTTATTGGGAACGGGGGATAGCACGGAATCAAAGTCAATCTTCAGGGGGTACTAAGGGAGCCAAATAGTCAAGCAACTCAGGGACAGCGGCGGTCATCAGTTCCCAGAGTCGAGCATAATCTACTTTGTGGTATTGATGAGCCACGATGTTTCGCAATCCGGTCCATGCTGACCAATGAACTTCGGAATGAAAATCACGGAACTCCTCAGACAACCGACTGGCCGCCTCACCGAGAATCTCGAAATACCGTTCTGACATTCGTTGGATATCTTCATCAGCAAGAAAGGTCGTGTAGTCTGCCTTACGCGAAATTCGAACCAGCGCCCGGCAGGCGTCACGCATGTCTCTAACGGACGCCTCATCCTGCCACATAAAACCGCTGCGAGTTGGCAAGTATATGGCGTCGGCGAATTGGATTTCTGCTTTGCTCTACCGCACTCCGCTCGACCAGATCAATCCTACGGCCGATGATCTCCGACAGTTCTTGTTCAGCATGCATGATGTCAAACACAGACCAACCGTCCTTCGGCGCGAACGTCACCAGCACGTCCACGTCGCTGTCGGGGCCGAAGTCGTCGCGCAGTACCGAGCCAAAGAACGACAGCTCGATGATCTTCCACTTCTGGCAGAAGGCCTCGATCTGAGCGCGGTCAACGGGGATGCGGGGTTCGGCGGGCGTCATTGTTAGTATTTTGCGGTGACCGTGTAGAACTGACGCGGCGCGGTCGGATTGATGATCTGCCAGAACTCGGGCTCGTCCACGTCGATGGTCGCGATCCAACTCCAAGGGCCGTTCTCAGATGGTGACGAGAAGATTGAGTAGCGGTATGCAGTCGGCACCGGTTCCCACGACAACCGGAGTTCACGGAGTTCGCCGAATGCTTGAATCACCAACCCGCCGACCTCTCGAACTTGTTTGTAAACCCGCGCGATGCGCGTTGACGGGGAGTATGTTACGATATCTGCGGGACGGTTCGATTGCTTGATCGCATAGGCAGAAGAATTGCCCAATATGCTACTCGTGATGTCGAGCGAATCACCGTTAGACGCATCAAACACTGAAAAGTACCCGCCTTGGCCCTGGCCAGTCCATCGAAGAAAGCGCTCGTCGGAGCTGCCGAGTATGGTCCCGGACAATATCCATCCGGACAAGAGAGGATTCGCCCATATTGTATCATTCATGTCACCGTCGGTGCAGACTCCACCTGAGAGGAGAACACGCATGGACCCGGAGGAGTCGACCTGTGCACAGAGCGCCGGCGTGGGTGGGCAGGGCGAAGAGTAATCACAGCCTAACGGGCAATCCACGAAGTCGGCGCAAAGCGTTACGGAGTTGGGACTCGCGCCGTCTAGAACGATACGCTGTAGGTGCGCACTCGAACCCCATTGATCACAGGCCTCGCCTGCCGGTGCACAATCGACGTGATAGTCGCTTCGAGACGACTTGGCGAACGTCGTTTGAGCAAAGTCCGCAAAGATCGAAATCCCGAATCCGCTCTCACTTTCGATATCGTGACCCATTCCGTCGCAGTAACGCCGCGTTGAATACACTGGAATTGCATTCCGAGCGCTCAGGGGAGGCGGAGGCCATGTGAACAGCCCAGTGACATTGACAATCCAATATTCCCCGTTTGAACACTGGTTGGTCTCATAGAAAAACGGAATTGGACTGCCGACAACCGATCCGTCGATGGTACTAATTGCCAAGACGAAATGGGCCGCAGGATCGGAGTATGGATCGTCGTACTTGGCCGTGCAGTAGACGAGAGGTTGGAACGGTGACGACGGACTGCGTCCGAGCGCGATATCAAATGCCGCCTGTAAGTACATTTCCCCACCTCCGATGTACAATTCAGATGGTATCTGCATGTAAGCCAACGGAGCATCAAGTGTGAGTCGGTAGACGATGGTGTCGCCAGTGTCAAGTTGGCGCTGCGCCCACCCATACGTCGAATCCGACATCCAGTGCTGCAAGTCCCACGGTCCGTCACCAGGAAGCTGGACTTCGGCCTCGAGCGCGAGTTCGAGACCAAACACGGTGGTGCAGTACACCAGCATGAGAGCCATGGAAAAGAACAGTCGAAAACAGGGCTGGACCAGAACAGATGAATACATGCGCCCTCCTATTTCAGACCGGAGACCGCCAACTACAATCTATCGACTACAATCTTTCAATCAGCCGCTTCCTTATTCTGCGTCACCTTCGGTTCGGATGATCTCAATGGACAACTCGCGGGAGCAGACGAACACTATCCTCCACGGCCGTGCGAATGGTCAGGAAGTCCCGCTGCTTCGCTCCAAATTCCTCAGGCGTGTACGCCACAAGGTCCACGAGGTCGTTCCGATCCCACAGCTTGATGAGGTGGGCGACACGATCCCGCCACCGCATGCCCGCGAAGCGCTCCGAGATGATGATGAGATCGTAGTCGCTTTCGGCGCGTGCGTCACCGCGCGCGCGGCTGCCGAAGAGCAGCACAAGTTGCGGGTTGTACTCGCGTTCGAGTCTGCCCAAGAACGGTGCTAAGTCGCGCTCAATTGCCGCTGAATCCAATGGACACAAACCTCACTACAGTCTTTCAATCAACCGCTTCATGATCTGCGTCATCTTCGGTTCGGCTTTGGCCGCGTTCTCGAGGATGTGCGGAATCGAGGCGGGCTTGAGGCAATCGGCGAAGCCCTCGTCGGTGACGATGGACATGCCGAAGCACTCGAGGCCGGCGTGATTGGCGACGATGATCTCCGGAACCGTGGACATCCCCACCACGTCCGCACCGATCGTGCGCATGAAGCGATATTCCGCGCGCGTTTCGAGATTCGGACCGGGGACCGCGACGTACGTGCCGCGATGAACCTTGAGCTGCAATTCCATCGCAATCTGCTCCGCCATCTCGATCAGGCGGCGCGAATAGGGCTCGCTCATGTCGGGAAAGCGCGGGCCGAGATCATCATGATTCGGGCCGATCAGCGGATTGTCGCCAAGCAGATTGATGTGATCGTCCATGATCATCAGATCGCCGGCTTTGTAGAGCGGATTGACACAGCCGCAGGCATTCGAGACCAGCATCACCTTCACGCCCAGCGCCTTCATCACGCGCACGGGATAGGTGATCTGCTGCATCGTGTAGCCTTCATAATAATGAAAGCGGCCCTGCATCGCGACCACCGCTTTGCCGCCAAGTTCGCCGAAATGCAGTTTGCCCGCGTGACCCTCGACGGTCGAGAACACGAAGTTCGGCACCTGCTCGTACGGAATCACCAGATCGCTCTTGATCTCCCGGGCCAGGCCACCGAGACCCGTTCCCAGAATGATGCCGACGTGCGGGGTTACCTTCAGCTTCGGCCGCAGCGCGGCAACGGTCTCGTCGATGTGTTGCTTCAGATCGCTCATTGAGATGTGACTCGCCTGCTCAGGACGGCAATAGATAATTGTTCAGTCGTGGTCTGCGTGCCGGGCTTGATTCCGGCGGGGAAACAGTCCCCGCTCGGCGGCGGATGGCGATTCCGGCGGGCTGAGGGCACCCCGCTCGGCGTATCGCAAGTCCCCGCTCGGCAGGCAGATCAAGAGTTTTCGGTACCGGACCGCGACAGCACGAACGGCTGGGAATCGGGAATCTTGTCGGGTGACTCGTCTTCCAGTAGATCGAGCAATTCCATGTGCGATTTGAGCAGGAAGCGCAGCCGCTTAATGTACGCGTCACGGTGGATCTTCAGGCTGCGCAATTCTTCCTGAATCGCTACCACGTCGCGTTGAGCCTTTAGTTTCAACTCATCGGCGGAGAGCTGAGCTTCGCGCATGGACTGCTCGCGCTCCTGGGCAATCTGTTCGCGAGCAATCTTAGCGTTGTCCTGCGCCGCGACCATGGAATCGCGCAGGCTCTTTTCCAAGTCGAGGTAGGCTTCGAGCTTGGTCTCGGTCATCCGCAGCCGCTCGCCCAGCGAGGCTGTCTGCGTTTGTAACTCGCTCAGCTCGTCGGCGATCCGCTCCAAGAAGGCGCGAACTTCGGCCGGATCATAACCGCGCATGACCCGCGTGAATTCGTGTTTGGCAACATCGAGAGGTGAGAGGGGCATATGAAGAAAACGCTAAGAGGCTGAAAAGCTGAGACGCGGAAATCCGATCCCGGAGCGGGAATCAGACCTGAGGTGCGGGGCGAGGGCCGAAGAGAATCGAACCGAGGCGAACCTCCGTCGCGCCCTCCGCGATCGCCAACTCGAAATCGCCAGACATGCCCATCGAGAGAGTCGTCCAGTCCGGAGGCTTCAGCTCGCGGGCAACATCTTCCCAGAGCGTGCGAAGTTGCCGAAAGCTTGCCCGAATCCGGCCCTGATCGTCCGTCTGCGGGCCAACAGCCATGAGACCGGCAAGCTCGAGATTCGGGCAGTCGTTCAGCAGGTCGTTCGCGAGCGCAAGAGTCTTGTCGGGTCTGACCCCGTACTTCTGGGGTTCGCCCGAAGTATTCACCTCGACTAACACCCGCAGCCTGGAAACTTCCTGATTCAGCTTCTGGCCAAGCTCCACGCTGTCCACGGTGTCAACGGCCTGGAATAGTTTTGCAGCCCGGCGCACCTTATTGCTCTGTAAGTGGCCAATTAGATGCAGAACCGGGCAGAAGTCGCCGCCAAAGGACTTGCTATCCTCATATTTTTCAACGGCTTCCTGAACCCGGTTCTCGCCGAAATGACGGATGCCAAGGGCATAGGCTTTGCGCGCTACGTCCCCGGGGAAGTTCTTGGTCGCCGCGACCAGGGTTACGGAATCGGTCTGACGCCCGGCCGAACGACAGGCGCTGCGGATCTTGTCCAGAACCAGTTGATAATTCCGTGAGAGGTCAGCTTCGGCAAGCTCAGAACACATAGTGGGAGGCCAATTGAGGCAAGCACAAAATATAGCCATTTTGCGTTAGTTCCGCAAGCAATTCGGCCGCGGGGAGAAATCTGGTGATGGTCGGCTATCGATTAAATTCAACAATGTTTCAACTTGATTGCTGCAAAATGGGTCACCGCGCCGCAAGCCTGAACACCTATCTTGCACGTTATTAACCCCATCGCCCCCCAAAAGGCGCGACAAGATGATGATTCTGTGAGGAGAAATCAGTTGTTTCTCCCTAAAAAAATCAGTACATTCCGACCTATACCGTCAAAGGCGGCCTTACGAGGTCGATTCCATTCGTGTAAGCTTTTGAAATACGTGATGTTAGGGCGCGTTGCGGAGCCCCTGTCAGGCACGACCAATCTGTTGGAGCCCATGACCAAACAGCTCTTCTCCTTGGCAGTCCTTGCATTAGCGTTTGCGCTATACACCGGTGGTTGCGCATCGCTCAACGCGTCCTCCGGCGGGACGTCTGCCTCGGTAACCCAACGACAGAAATTCAGCCAACTCGATCTTTCGGACTTGTCCAACCGCGACAAGTGGAGTCTGGCACGGGAAGCCTATCAGCAGGCGCTGCACGAAGAGAAGCGAAAAGACGCCGATGCCGCCGCTGAATTCTATGAAGCAACATTAGAATTGCTCGGCAGTCTGGATGTCGGCGCGATCGAGGTGCCCGCCCAACGCGTACTTGAGTTCCAGCGCACGGTCCTCGCGAGTTACAACAAGTTCATGGCGTCGATCGAGACGCTGCCGCCAACCGCCGGAACAGCCGTGGTGCTGGAGGCGGTCCCGGACGAGGAAGCTGACGATGTCAGCCTCCCCTCGAAATCCGAGAAGGATCGCGACAGTGTGGCGCCGCAGGCGATCGTCGCTCACCCGAATCCGCTGCCGGAAGTGCCGCTGACTCTGAACGGCCAAGTCTCGGGTCAGCTTACGTTCTTTATGAACAAGGGCCGGAAGGTGATGGAGCGCTGGATGGAGCGCTCAGCCCTGATGTTCCCGCGGATGCGCCCGATTTTGCGCGAAGAAGGCATGCCCGACGACTTGATGTTCCTCGCGATGATCGAGTCCGGGCTGAATCCGCGCGCCTACTCCTATGCGCACGCGGCGGGAGTCTGGCAGTTCATCCCGGGTACCGGCCGCATTTTCGGATTGCAGGTGAATCAGACGTTCGATGAACGACTGCACGTGGAGTCCGCAACGCGCGCCGCCTGTCGCTATCTGCGGAAGCTCTACGAAGAGTTCGGAGACTGGTATCTCGCATTCGCCGCCTACAATTGCGGTGAACAGCGGGTCCGCCGGGAAATCGCTCGCAGCCATACGACGAGTTATTGGCGGCTGAACCGGCTCCCCAAGCAGACGCGAAGTTACGTGCCGGCATATCTGGCAACGAAGGCGATTTGCGAGAATCCACGGCAGTACGGCTTCGGCGAAATGCCGGAGGAGATTCCGTTCGAATGTGATCGGATCTTTGTCAAGGACTGCTACCAACTCGATCAGATTGCGTATGCAGCCGGTTGCGACGCGCTGGAAGTGCGGGACCTGAATCCGGAGTTCCGCCGGTCGGTGACTCCGGGTGGCCAGACCTCAATGGTGCGGTTGCCCAAATCCCCGCGCGACGACTTCGAAGTGCGGTTGGCGTCGGCGCCGAAGTCGGACTACAACCCCACGACGATTCATACGGTCCGGCGCGGCGAGACCTTGAAGTCCATTGCCGCGCGTTACGGCGTGACCCAGGCGCAGATCAAGGCGCAGCCGGAGAACAAGAAGGCACGGTCGGGGAAGTTGAAATCCGGCATGGTACTGACCATCCCGACCCCCGCACCGCAGATTGTCGAGGCGCAGCCGCCCGCCGCGCCGCGCACCGGAGAGGCGACTTCGGAGACGTCGCCGGCCAAGGAAAGCAGCGAAATCGTGTACACGGTGCACCGCGGCGAAACCCTCGGTCGAATCGCGCAGCAGGTGGGGGTGTCCGTGAGCGAGATTTGTCGGCAGAACGGCATCAAAAATCCAAACAAACTCGAACCCGGACAGAAGCTGCGGATCCGAGTCGATGGCAGTCAATCCACGGTTGCCGAGGTCTCAAAAACCCCAAAATCCGACTCCGTGAAGGCCGTGGCCGCGAAGAAGACGCAAGGTGCGGCCGCGGCAACCCGGCATCGTGTTCGGGCCGGCGAGACCGTTTGGTCCATTGCACAGCGCTACGGCGCGGATCCCTCGGACATCCTGCGCTGGAACCACTTGAGCAAGCGCGGGCGGATCCTCGTCGGACAGGAATTGGTCGTTAGTCAGTAACAGCAGAAGCCGTCGTGCGCGTCCAGCCACGTGCCGCCGCGGGCCTTTGCCATCCGGTTCCCGGATGGCGGTCTTCCATCTCGTCAGCATTAGTTCTTTGCTTTGGCGGAGCACAGCCGGGAACGATGGAGCGTCGCACTGCATCGCGCGCGGTCGGGTCGTCCTACGACCTGCTGTTCCTGGCCGATGAGTTTAGCAAGTCGAATTCGTCCCGGCTTCCGTTGGTCGCCCGGGAGTTCGCGCCCGCAAGGGCGCCGATAAGTCGGATTGAGGAGAACTCACCCCATGACCAAGCAAGACATTGTGGAACAACTGGCGTCCGGTATCGGAATCTCGCGGCCGGAAGTTGCCGCGGTGGTGGACGGATTCCTGGCGTTGGTGATGGATGCTGTCGCGCAGGGCGATAAGGTCGAGCTGCGCCGGTTTGGAACTTGGAAGCCCACGGTTCGCAAGGCTCGTCACTTGCGAATTCCCGATGGCTCGCGAATCATTGACCTGCCGACGCGATCCACCGTGGTGTTCTCGCCGGCCGGCGAGTTTAAGTCCCGGCTCGCGGAACTCAAGGTTCCCGACGGGAGTGCTTAAGGGCGGAAGCGTCCGGCAAGCTCGGGATTCGTCCGATCCCGTTGCGCTGAATTTCATTCACTGAAGATACATTCACTCATCGCCCGGGATCCCGGGCTGAACGCGAAAAGGAGACACGCTTTTGCCCTGCGGAAGAAAGCGCAAGCGACACAAGATGGCGACCCACAAGCGCAAGAAGCGCCTGCGCAAGAACCGGCACAAGAAGAAGATTCGTTAAATCTTTGCGGCTGCCGTGGTGCGTGACCGCTGGTGTCGCGCACCGTTGTTGGGATTGGAGTGGGCCTTGTCTAAATGAGGC contains the following coding sequences:
- a CDS encoding purine-nucleoside phosphorylase, translated to MSDLKQHIDETVAALRPKLKVTPHVGIILGTGLGGLAREIKSDLVIPYEQVPNFVFSTVEGHAGKLHFGELGGKAVVAMQGRFHYYEGYTMQQITYPVRVMKALGVKVMLVSNACGCVNPLYKAGDLMIMDDHINLLGDNPLIGPNHDDLGPRFPDMSEPYSRRLIEMAEQIAMELQLKVHRGTYVAVPGPNLETRAEYRFMRTIGADVVGMSTVPEIIVANHAGLECFGMSIVTDEGFADCLKPASIPHILENAAKAEPKMTQIMKRLIERL
- a CDS encoding YggS family pyridoxal phosphate-dependent enzyme, yielding MCSELAEADLSRNYQLVLDKIRSACRSAGRQTDSVTLVAATKNFPGDVARKAYALGIRHFGENRVQEAVEKYEDSKSFGGDFCPVLHLIGHLQSNKVRRAAKLFQAVDTVDSVELGQKLNQEVSRLRVLVEVNTSGEPQKYGVRPDKTLALANDLLNDCPNLELAGLMAVGPQTDDQGRIRASFRQLRTLWEDVARELKPPDWTTLSMGMSGDFELAIAEGATEVRLGSILFGPRPAPQV
- a CDS encoding LysM peptidoglycan-binding domain-containing protein; this encodes MTKQLFSLAVLALAFALYTGGCASLNASSGGTSASVTQRQKFSQLDLSDLSNRDKWSLAREAYQQALHEEKRKDADAAAEFYEATLELLGSLDVGAIEVPAQRVLEFQRTVLASYNKFMASIETLPPTAGTAVVLEAVPDEEADDVSLPSKSEKDRDSVAPQAIVAHPNPLPEVPLTLNGQVSGQLTFFMNKGRKVMERWMERSALMFPRMRPILREEGMPDDLMFLAMIESGLNPRAYSYAHAAGVWQFIPGTGRIFGLQVNQTFDERLHVESATRAACRYLRKLYEEFGDWYLAFAAYNCGEQRVRREIARSHTTSYWRLNRLPKQTRSYVPAYLATKAICENPRQYGFGEMPEEIPFECDRIFVKDCYQLDQIAYAAGCDALEVRDLNPEFRRSVTPGGQTSMVRLPKSPRDDFEVRLASAPKSDYNPTTIHTVRRGETLKSIAARYGVTQAQIKAQPENKKARSGKLKSGMVLTIPTPAPQIVEAQPPAAPRTGEATSETSPAKESSEIVYTVHRGETLGRIAQQVGVSVSEICRQNGIKNPNKLEPGQKLRIRVDGSQSTVAEVSKTPKSDSVKAVAAKKTQGAAAATRHRVRAGETVWSIAQRYGADPSDILRWNHLSKRGRILVGQELVVSQ
- a CDS encoding DivIVA domain-containing protein, whose protein sequence is MPLSPLDVAKHEFTRVMRGYDPAEVRAFLERIADELSELQTQTASLGERLRMTETKLEAYLDLEKSLRDSMVAAQDNAKIAREQIAQEREQSMREAQLSADELKLKAQRDVVAIQEELRSLKIHRDAYIKRLRFLLKSHMELLDLLEDESPDKIPDSQPFVLSRSGTENS
- a CDS encoding HU family DNA-binding protein translates to MTKQDIVEQLASGIGISRPEVAAVVDGFLALVMDAVAQGDKVELRRFGTWKPTVRKARHLRIPDGSRIIDLPTRSTVVFSPAGEFKSRLAELKVPDGSA
- a CDS encoding nucleotidyltransferase domain-containing protein — encoded protein: MTPAEPRIPVDRAQIEAFCQKWKIIELSFFGSVLRDDFGPDSDVDVLVTFAPKDGWSVFDIMHAEQELSEIIGRRIDLVERSAVEQSRNPIRRRHILANSQRFYVAG
- a CDS encoding DUF86 domain-containing protein; this encodes MRDACRALVRISRKADYTTFLADEDIQRMSERYFEILGEAASRLSEEFRDFHSEVHWSAWTGLRNIVAHQYHKVDYARLWELMTAAVPELLDYLAPLVPPED
- a CDS encoding nucleotidyltransferase domain-containing protein, which produces MGRLEREYNPQLVLLFGSRARGDARAESDYDLIIISERFAGMRWRDRVAHLIKLWDRNDLVDLVAYTPEEFGAKQRDFLTIRTAVEDSVRLLPRVVH